In a single window of the Halopiger xanaduensis SH-6 genome:
- the melA gene encoding alpha-galactosidase, with product MTNITFIGAGSVVFATNLLTDIYSFERLQDSTITLMDIDPDRVERTAEVGEAVVDHHELPGEIRTTTDRREALEGADYVLNMINVGGEEPFENEIRIPEDYGVKQAVGDTLGPGGVFRALRTAPTVLDIARDMEELCPDALLLNYTNPMAMLCWAVDEATDVDVVGLCHSVQHTTEALARYLDVSSDDLEHWVAGINHMAWYLELEHDGEDCYPALREAASDPDIYEQDPVRFDVMDHFGAFITESSHHLSEYLPYFRTDDALIEELTPDEDFGHYTIEWMPTGRYLEHWRSYQPALEDEFEVTEDDVALDRSADYGSRIIHSIETDEPRRMNLNVRNDTDAIANLPDDACVEVPCLIDGRGVRSCSVGTLPPQLASLNRSNIAVQDRAVDAILERDETALRQAVKLDPLTAAALDLETIDEMIDDLLAANAEYLPDLY from the coding sequence ATGACGAACATCACCTTCATCGGCGCCGGGAGCGTCGTCTTCGCGACGAACCTGCTGACCGATATCTACTCGTTCGAGCGCCTGCAGGACAGTACGATCACGCTGATGGACATCGACCCGGACCGGGTCGAACGGACCGCCGAGGTCGGCGAGGCGGTCGTCGACCACCACGAGCTCCCCGGCGAAATCCGAACCACGACGGATCGGCGCGAGGCCCTCGAGGGGGCCGACTACGTCCTGAATATGATCAACGTCGGCGGGGAGGAACCGTTCGAGAACGAGATCCGCATCCCCGAAGACTATGGCGTGAAGCAAGCCGTCGGCGACACGCTCGGCCCCGGCGGCGTCTTCCGCGCGCTGCGGACCGCCCCGACGGTACTCGATATCGCCCGCGACATGGAGGAGCTGTGTCCCGACGCGCTCCTGTTGAACTACACCAATCCGATGGCGATGCTTTGCTGGGCGGTCGACGAGGCGACCGACGTCGACGTCGTCGGTCTCTGTCACAGCGTCCAGCACACGACCGAGGCTCTGGCTCGCTACCTCGACGTCTCGAGCGACGACCTCGAGCACTGGGTCGCCGGCATCAACCACATGGCGTGGTACCTCGAGTTAGAGCACGACGGCGAGGATTGCTATCCAGCACTCCGCGAGGCGGCGTCCGATCCCGACATCTACGAACAGGATCCGGTCCGGTTCGACGTGATGGACCACTTCGGCGCGTTCATCACCGAATCGAGCCACCACCTGAGCGAGTATCTCCCGTACTTCCGGACGGACGACGCCCTCATCGAGGAGTTAACGCCGGACGAAGACTTCGGCCACTACACGATCGAATGGATGCCGACGGGGCGGTATCTGGAACACTGGCGGTCCTACCAGCCGGCTCTCGAGGACGAGTTCGAGGTTACCGAGGACGACGTCGCACTGGATCGCTCCGCCGACTACGGATCCCGGATCATCCACTCGATCGAGACCGACGAGCCCCGCCGCATGAATCTCAACGTCCGGAACGACACCGATGCAATTGCCAACCTCCCGGACGACGCCTGCGTCGAGGTTCCGTGTCTAATCGACGGTCGGGGAGTTCGTTCCTGCTCCGTCGGCACCCTCCCGCCGCAGCTCGCATCGTTGAACCGTTCGAACATCGCCGTGCAGGACCGCGCCGTCGACGCGATCCTCGAGCGGGACGAGACTGCCCTGCGACAGGCCGTGAAACTCGATCCGCTGACGGCGGCCGCGCTCGATCTCGAGACGATCGACGAGATGATCGACGACCTGCTCGCTGCGAACGCCGAGTATCTCCCTGACCTCTACTGA
- a CDS encoding zinc-dependent alcohol dehydrogenase translates to MRGLAKTAREEGAMELVDRDRPEPAPDEALIEVDYAGLCGSDAGIYEFESAFERMELPTIIGHEYSGRVVEVGDAVTKFSVGDRVVERPIRGCGDCYQCEIGESNVCQNAVITGVDHNGAYEPYIAVPEDALHPVPDSVEQQHAAMVEPTSIGARAVIQNSRVRAGTRVLVEGPGPIGLLTAQIARAQGAEVVVSGVGQDADYRLPLAEELGFETVNVADDDLDAVRDELTDGIGYDVVFDTTGHPSGLPSAVDEVRKGGQIVLVGQTGETTMPYSPLVRSEIDLQCSYASKYEDFENALRLIDTGDVDAETFMDDRYSLLEADEAFETFLEGGTCKPVFDVSVLRD, encoded by the coding sequence ATGCGAGGATTAGCCAAGACTGCTCGAGAGGAAGGAGCGATGGAACTCGTCGATCGCGATCGTCCGGAACCCGCCCCGGACGAGGCGCTGATCGAAGTCGACTACGCGGGACTGTGCGGAAGTGACGCGGGCATCTACGAGTTCGAGTCGGCGTTCGAGCGGATGGAACTGCCGACGATCATCGGCCACGAGTACTCAGGTCGCGTCGTCGAGGTTGGCGACGCCGTGACGAAGTTCTCGGTCGGCGACCGAGTCGTCGAACGGCCGATCCGCGGGTGCGGCGACTGCTATCAGTGCGAGATCGGCGAATCGAACGTCTGTCAGAACGCGGTCATCACGGGCGTCGACCACAACGGTGCCTACGAGCCCTATATCGCCGTCCCCGAGGACGCGCTCCACCCCGTCCCCGACAGCGTCGAACAGCAACACGCGGCGATGGTCGAACCGACCAGCATCGGTGCCCGCGCCGTCATCCAGAACTCCCGCGTACGCGCCGGCACGCGAGTCCTCGTCGAGGGCCCCGGTCCGATCGGACTCCTCACCGCCCAGATCGCCCGCGCACAGGGCGCCGAGGTCGTCGTCAGCGGCGTCGGTCAGGACGCCGACTACCGCCTCCCGCTCGCCGAAGAACTCGGCTTCGAGACGGTCAACGTGGCCGACGACGATCTCGACGCCGTCCGCGACGAACTGACCGACGGCATCGGCTACGACGTCGTCTTCGACACGACAGGCCACCCGTCGGGGCTGCCGTCGGCCGTCGACGAGGTCCGGAAGGGCGGCCAGATCGTCCTCGTCGGACAGACCGGCGAGACGACGATGCCCTACTCGCCGCTCGTCCGCTCAGAGATCGACCTGCAGTGTTCGTACGCGTCGAAGTACGAGGACTTCGAGAACGCGCTGCGCCTGATCGACACGGGCGACGTCGACGCCGAGACGTTCATGGACGACCGCTATAGCCTGCTCGAGGCCGACGAGGCGTTCGAGACGTTCCTCGAGGGCGGGACCTGTAAGCCGGTCTTCGACGTATCGGTGCTGCGCGACTGA
- a CDS encoding alpha-N-arabinofuranosidase, protein MADAEITVHTAASIDRIAPEIHGHFAEHLGRCIYGGIWHADSADGDGFREDTVSLLEDLELPVLRWPGGCFADDYHWEDGVGPQDERPRRRNLFWAQGPEELPEESNSFGSDEFLELCERIGTEPYLAANVGSGSPQEAANWVEYCNYDGDTELADRRRENGREDPYGVKYWGLGNENWGCGGQMSPEQYAREYRRYATYVGTQANLMFDHDLELIACGFEGHEWNRRFLEEINEAPWGAEFPLDHLTLHHYYGRGTNVAEADEDKYDRMLAEALEMERHIERMAGAINAVATTRDIGVIIDEWGTWHPEATADNGLEQEGTVFDALSAAAVLNIFNDNSDVVTMTNIAQTVNVLQCLVETDEDDAWARPTYRVFDLYAPHKGNEAVRTSVDTPTRDVVDGDSNDELPLVNASASVGDDGTYVTVTNLDCRSAQTVDVSLEGTDLNEDDIRGEILFAEQEPDYAVTKHNADEFTADDLAVPADGSSIEVELPPSTVAAISVE, encoded by the coding sequence ATGGCTGACGCAGAGATCACAGTCCATACTGCAGCGAGTATCGACCGGATCGCGCCCGAAATCCACGGGCACTTCGCCGAACACCTGGGGCGGTGTATCTACGGCGGGATCTGGCACGCCGACAGCGCCGACGGGGACGGCTTCCGCGAGGACACCGTCTCCTTGCTCGAGGACCTCGAGTTGCCGGTGCTGCGGTGGCCGGGCGGCTGTTTCGCCGACGACTACCACTGGGAGGACGGCGTCGGCCCGCAGGACGAGCGGCCGCGCCGCCGGAACCTCTTCTGGGCGCAGGGTCCCGAAGAACTGCCCGAGGAATCCAATTCCTTCGGCAGCGACGAGTTCCTCGAACTCTGCGAGCGCATCGGCACCGAACCCTACCTGGCGGCGAACGTCGGCTCGGGCAGTCCCCAGGAAGCGGCCAACTGGGTCGAGTACTGTAACTACGACGGCGACACGGAACTGGCAGACCGACGCCGCGAGAACGGCCGCGAAGACCCCTACGGCGTGAAGTACTGGGGACTGGGCAACGAGAACTGGGGCTGTGGCGGCCAGATGAGCCCCGAGCAGTACGCCCGCGAGTACCGCCGGTACGCCACCTACGTCGGCACCCAGGCGAACCTGATGTTCGACCACGACCTCGAGCTCATCGCCTGCGGTTTCGAGGGCCACGAGTGGAACCGCCGCTTCCTCGAAGAAATCAACGAGGCGCCGTGGGGTGCGGAGTTCCCGCTGGACCACCTCACGCTGCACCACTACTACGGCCGCGGGACGAACGTCGCCGAGGCCGACGAGGACAAGTACGACCGCATGCTCGCGGAGGCCCTCGAGATGGAACGCCACATCGAGCGCATGGCCGGCGCGATCAACGCCGTGGCGACCACCCGCGACATCGGCGTCATCATCGACGAGTGGGGCACCTGGCACCCCGAAGCGACCGCCGACAACGGCCTCGAGCAGGAAGGGACCGTGTTCGACGCCCTCTCGGCGGCGGCGGTGCTCAACATCTTCAACGACAACAGCGACGTCGTCACGATGACCAACATCGCCCAGACGGTCAACGTCCTCCAGTGTCTCGTCGAAACCGACGAGGACGACGCCTGGGCCCGCCCGACCTACCGCGTCTTCGACCTCTACGCGCCGCACAAGGGCAACGAGGCCGTCCGGACCTCCGTCGACACGCCGACCCGCGACGTCGTCGACGGCGATTCGAACGACGAACTCCCGCTCGTCAATGCCTCCGCGTCCGTCGGCGACGACGGCACGTACGTCACCGTGACGAACCTCGACTGCCGCAGCGCCCAGACCGTCGACGTCTCCCTCGAGGGAACGGACCTGAACGAGGACGACATCCGCGGTGAGATTCTGTTCGCCGAGCAGGAGCCCGACTACGCGGTGACCAAGCACAACGCCGACGAGTTTACCGCCGACGACCTCGCCGTCCCGGCGGACGGGAGTTCGATCGAAGTGGAACTCCCGCCGTCGACCGTCGCCGCGATCTCGGTCGAGTAA
- a CDS encoding ABC transporter substrate-binding protein → MVMAGCAGSDEGESGGTDTFVEPTTTQPTNWQFNHLNLTNPFAHEMQCDPLQRYHIADEEFDSYAVSVEEFSGETAVLKVRDGLTWHNGDPGDPVNADDLYTKLATDAIIGDTISTLWTDMQRAGDKSVELTLDGTVNERLFMDALNYYWLETPHRMYRDYVERWEDATTDDEVADIRSDLRNDAFDEPKGNGPFQFEERTNNYLRMSLYEHHPDADNINWDYWEIQRVSTDTASVLLGGDIDGIRNYTAPESVFDSAPDSLLHAQLPALWGHSLPFNHEDEDFGNIYVRQAICEFIDRDACASNYGRFGQPVEAPSGLVGNIDGQNEQSDRWRNKVSDEMAEQLHRYDDPERGRRLLEEEGYQKDDGEWYRPDGSRFEVTVKTVAGFNDWHPVYETIVDNLNGEGIAAELQQIEESAYWSNHYLAGDFQLASTGWTLQRSSPYYVFDMYYNIDPEFMNLSPDDLEAPPMGDPDGELESVDPRGLMEELLVTQDEAEATSLVDELAWITNQTMPMLQINEINDPVWFYTDDWEVPEPDSPKYQSKWPLWWFPRFGDLQAK, encoded by the coding sequence ATGGTCATGGCCGGTTGCGCGGGAAGCGACGAGGGGGAATCAGGAGGGACTGATACGTTCGTCGAGCCGACGACGACCCAGCCGACGAACTGGCAGTTCAATCACCTCAACCTGACCAATCCGTTCGCCCACGAGATGCAGTGCGATCCGCTCCAGCGATACCACATCGCCGACGAGGAGTTCGACTCGTACGCGGTCTCGGTCGAGGAGTTCAGCGGTGAGACTGCAGTGTTGAAGGTGCGAGACGGCCTCACGTGGCACAACGGAGACCCCGGTGATCCGGTCAACGCCGACGACCTCTACACGAAACTGGCGACCGACGCCATCATCGGCGACACGATCTCGACCCTCTGGACCGACATGCAACGGGCCGGCGACAAGTCCGTCGAGCTCACCCTCGACGGAACGGTCAACGAGCGGCTGTTCATGGACGCGCTCAACTACTACTGGCTCGAGACGCCACACCGGATGTACCGGGACTACGTCGAGCGGTGGGAGGATGCGACAACCGACGACGAAGTCGCCGATATTCGAAGCGATCTCCGCAACGACGCCTTCGACGAGCCGAAAGGGAACGGCCCCTTCCAGTTCGAGGAGCGGACGAACAACTATCTCCGGATGAGCCTCTACGAGCACCACCCGGACGCAGACAACATCAACTGGGACTACTGGGAAATTCAACGGGTCTCGACCGACACTGCGAGCGTACTGCTCGGGGGCGATATCGACGGCATCCGGAACTACACCGCACCGGAGTCCGTCTTCGACAGCGCTCCTGATAGTCTCTTGCACGCACAACTGCCCGCCCTGTGGGGCCACTCGTTGCCCTTCAACCACGAGGACGAGGACTTCGGCAATATCTACGTCCGCCAGGCCATCTGCGAGTTTATCGACCGGGACGCCTGCGCGAGCAATTACGGCCGCTTCGGACAGCCGGTCGAGGCGCCGAGCGGCCTCGTCGGAAACATCGACGGACAGAACGAACAAAGCGACCGCTGGCGGAACAAGGTCTCCGACGAGATGGCCGAGCAACTCCACCGGTACGACGATCCGGAGCGGGGCCGACGGCTCCTCGAGGAAGAGGGCTACCAGAAGGACGACGGCGAGTGGTACCGTCCCGACGGCAGCCGGTTCGAAGTGACGGTCAAAACCGTCGCCGGCTTCAACGACTGGCATCCCGTCTACGAGACGATCGTCGACAACCTCAACGGGGAGGGGATCGCCGCCGAGCTTCAGCAGATCGAGGAGTCGGCGTACTGGTCTAACCACTACCTCGCCGGCGACTTCCAACTGGCGTCGACGGGGTGGACGCTCCAGCGATCGAGCCCGTACTACGTCTTCGACATGTACTACAACATCGATCCGGAGTTCATGAACCTCTCCCCCGACGACCTCGAGGCGCCGCCGATGGGCGACCCCGACGGCGAACTCGAGTCCGTCGATCCGCGCGGATTGATGGAGGAGCTACTCGTTACGCAGGACGAAGCGGAAGCGACCAGTCTCGTCGACGAACTCGCGTGGATCACCAACCAGACGATGCCGATGCTGCAGATCAACGAAATTAACGATCCGGTCTGGTTCTACACTGACGACTGGGAGGTCCCGGAACCGGACTCGCCGAAGTACCAGTCGAAGTGGCCGCTCTGGTGGTTCCCGCGGTTCGGCGACCTACAGGCGAAGTAG
- a CDS encoding ABC transporter permease, whose product MYIIKRLGQAVITFLAVITVTFGLIRAMPGGPAEYIRAQVMQNRGSNGVDMSQLNSLVESYTNVDPSTPLYVQYFDYLTSVLQGDLGQSVWFNRPVSGIIIEAAPWTIFLLTIAILLSFAIGIVLGAVMAYQEGSRFDVGSTVVSMFLNSVPYYIAAIFLVYVLSIQLSVFPQSGNYSTSIDPSLSVAFISDVLYHATLPIASLVVTGFGGTAVTMRGNAIQEIGEDYIRVANLRGVPGRRIAIRYVGRNAVLPMYTSLMISIGFMFGGSVILEEIFAYPGLGYYLLQGIHSGDYPLMMGIFLVITVAVLICILIADLTYGKIDPRISEGQSKEAY is encoded by the coding sequence ATGTACATAATAAAGCGTCTCGGGCAAGCAGTTATCACGTTTCTCGCCGTGATAACCGTGACGTTCGGGCTGATTCGAGCGATGCCTGGTGGTCCGGCGGAGTACATCAGGGCCCAAGTCATGCAGAACCGCGGATCGAACGGCGTCGATATGTCCCAACTCAACTCGCTCGTCGAGTCGTACACGAACGTCGACCCGTCGACGCCGCTGTACGTCCAGTACTTCGATTATCTCACCAGCGTCCTGCAGGGGGATCTCGGGCAATCGGTGTGGTTCAACCGCCCCGTTAGCGGCATCATTATCGAAGCCGCCCCGTGGACGATCTTCCTCCTGACGATCGCAATCTTGCTTTCGTTCGCGATCGGGATCGTTCTCGGGGCCGTCATGGCGTATCAAGAGGGAAGCCGATTCGACGTCGGCTCGACGGTCGTCTCGATGTTTCTAAACTCGGTTCCTTACTACATCGCGGCGATCTTCCTGGTGTATGTTCTCTCCATCCAGCTGAGTGTCTTCCCGCAGTCGGGGAACTACTCGACCAGCATCGATCCGTCGCTGTCGGTCGCGTTCATTTCCGACGTCCTGTACCACGCGACGCTCCCGATCGCGTCCCTCGTCGTGACCGGCTTCGGCGGGACGGCGGTCACGATGCGAGGGAACGCCATCCAGGAGATCGGTGAAGACTACATTCGGGTTGCGAACCTCCGCGGCGTCCCCGGACGGCGAATCGCGATTCGATACGTCGGTCGAAACGCCGTGTTGCCGATGTACACGAGCCTGATGATCTCCATCGGATTCATGTTCGGCGGCTCGGTCATCCTCGAGGAGATTTTCGCGTACCCCGGGCTGGGGTACTACCTCCTGCAGGGAATCCACAGCGGCGATTACCCGCTGATGATGGGCATCTTCCTCGTTATCACCGTCGCGGTTCTGATCTGTATCCTGATCGCGGATCTCACGTACGGAAAGATCGATCCGCGGATCAGCGAAGGCCAGTCCAAAGAGGCATACTAA
- a CDS encoding ABC transporter permease: MAETNSTFDATDDRDGASDGPRATRSELYREWLDVAVLAPLRVIWDDWRTQLGSLIILFYVLMGTVGLYLVPAPTQGQGPNRTPPFQSMSYPLGTDNLGTSLLSEIVYATPPMLKMILAGAVFSTIMAVGIGTVSGYKGGFVDRVLTTFTDIAMTIPGLPLIILLVAVFDPRSPYLVGIFLSINAWAGLARSIRSQVLSIRDHTYVEVSRIMGAPLTRILKDDVIPNIMPYVLINFVNSARGVIFGSVALYYLGLLNSVGSNWGIMLNNAYTNAAIYSLEMVYWLLIPMITIVTLSFGLVLFAQGTEKLFNPRIRARHAETVEDTAPYEE, encoded by the coding sequence ATGGCTGAAACGAATTCGACGTTCGACGCGACCGACGACCGAGACGGAGCAAGCGACGGGCCGAGAGCGACTCGGTCGGAACTGTACAGGGAGTGGCTTGACGTCGCCGTTCTCGCCCCGCTACGGGTCATCTGGGACGACTGGCGGACGCAGCTCGGCTCCCTCATTATCCTGTTTTACGTCTTGATGGGGACGGTCGGACTCTATCTCGTTCCTGCGCCGACGCAAGGACAGGGGCCGAACCGCACGCCGCCGTTCCAGAGTATGTCGTACCCGCTCGGAACGGACAATCTCGGGACGAGCCTCCTGTCGGAGATCGTGTACGCGACGCCGCCGATGCTGAAGATGATCCTGGCCGGAGCGGTGTTCTCGACGATCATGGCAGTGGGTATCGGAACCGTCTCGGGCTACAAGGGTGGGTTCGTCGACAGGGTTCTGACTACCTTTACCGACATTGCGATGACTATCCCCGGCCTACCTCTGATCATCCTCCTGGTCGCCGTCTTCGACCCGCGGAGCCCGTACTTGGTCGGAATCTTCCTCTCGATCAACGCGTGGGCGGGCCTCGCGCGATCGATTCGATCCCAGGTGCTTTCGATCAGGGATCACACGTACGTCGAGGTCTCGAGGATCATGGGTGCACCCCTTACGAGAATCCTCAAGGACGACGTTATCCCAAATATCATGCCCTACGTACTGATCAACTTCGTTAACTCCGCGCGGGGGGTGATCTTCGGATCGGTCGCCCTGTACTATCTCGGGCTCCTGAACAGCGTCGGAAGCAACTGGGGAATCATGCTCAACAACGCCTACACGAACGCCGCCATCTACTCGCTCGAGATGGTATACTGGCTACTCATTCCGATGATAACGATCGTCACGCTCTCGTTCGGATTGGTACTGTTCGCACAGGGCACTGAAAAACTGTTCAACCCGCGGATTCGGGCGCGTCACGCGGAAACCGTCGAAGACACTGCGCCGTACGAGGAATAA
- a CDS encoding ABC transporter ATP-binding protein has product MQQQQHARTSSVDDPIFEVRNTSVSFDMERGESKVLNEVSLDIERGEVLGVVGESGSGKSMFASALLDAVVDPGILTGDITYHPESGESIDLLELSDEEIKQVRWEEIAMVFQGAMSSFNPTMTIGDHFRETLSVHDYDVEEGMARAEELLSDLYLEADQVLDSYPHELSGGMSQRALIALSLVLEPEVLVMDEPTAALDLLMQRSIIQLIREIAEQRDLTIVFITHDLPLVANLADRIAVLYAFEFVEVGDAYEVLKAAKHPYTRALLNSTPNLDTPREQMKPIEGAAPDPVSVPEGCSYHPRCPLSDAVCERDDPPLDSDADDGHVAACHYVEDVPDAVPLTLQEVKINE; this is encoded by the coding sequence ATGCAACAACAACAACACGCACGAACGTCGTCGGTCGACGATCCGATCTTTGAGGTCCGTAACACGAGCGTCTCGTTCGACATGGAACGCGGCGAATCGAAGGTATTGAACGAGGTTTCCCTCGACATCGAACGAGGCGAGGTCCTCGGCGTCGTCGGGGAGAGCGGGAGCGGGAAATCGATGTTCGCCTCGGCGTTGCTCGACGCGGTCGTCGATCCCGGCATCCTCACCGGCGATATCACCTACCATCCTGAGTCGGGCGAATCCATCGACCTGCTCGAGCTCTCCGACGAGGAGATCAAGCAGGTCCGCTGGGAGGAGATCGCGATGGTCTTCCAGGGCGCGATGAGTTCGTTCAACCCGACGATGACGATCGGAGACCACTTCCGAGAGACGCTGTCCGTCCACGATTACGACGTCGAGGAAGGGATGGCCCGCGCCGAGGAACTACTCTCTGACCTCTACCTCGAGGCCGACCAAGTGCTCGACTCCTACCCGCACGAGTTGTCGGGCGGCATGTCCCAGAGGGCGTTGATCGCCCTCTCGCTCGTCCTCGAGCCCGAAGTACTGGTGATGGACGAACCGACCGCCGCGCTGGACTTGCTGATGCAGCGCAGCATCATCCAACTTATCCGGGAGATCGCCGAACAGCGAGATCTGACGATCGTCTTCATCACCCACGACCTGCCGCTTGTCGCGAACCTGGCCGATCGGATCGCCGTCCTGTACGCCTTCGAGTTCGTCGAGGTCGGCGACGCGTACGAGGTGCTGAAGGCGGCGAAACACCCCTACACGCGAGCGTTGCTCAATTCGACGCCCAATCTCGATACGCCGCGCGAACAGATGAAGCCGATCGAGGGGGCGGCGCCGGATCCGGTGTCGGTTCCCGAGGGCTGTTCCTACCATCCCCGATGTCCGCTATCCGATGCGGTCTGCGAACGCGACGACCCGCCGCTAGATTCGGACGCGGACGACGGACACGTCGCGGCGTGTCACTACGTCGAAGACGTCCCCGATGCGGTACCGCTGACCCTTCAGGAGGTGAAGATCAATGAGTAA
- a CDS encoding ABC transporter ATP-binding protein → MSNDHVVALENVEVHFESDSSMLSRLRGDTDIVKAVDDVSLSIPENDVVALVGESGCGKTTLGKTAIGVQRPTAGTVSYRGQDIWKAKDGEGTVEIPFDEIRQSLQIIPQDPGASLNPNKTVQHSLEAPLKLRKPEMDAFDRRERIYEMLERVGMSPPEDYAKRFPHQLSGGEKQRVALIRALLMNPDLILADEAVSALDVSLRIDMMDLMLELQGQFNTSFLFISHNLSNASYVAGKSDGRIGIMYLGELVELGPIDEVLENPKHPYTKALVWATPNLDPDVDEPDGSPLRKIDVPDPRNPPSGCRFHTRCPKAREACKHSAPDAVPVDGDDDHTVTCFRELDTHEYWDSPELTDEPDDTARLENEPTQ, encoded by the coding sequence ATGAGTAACGATCACGTCGTCGCCCTCGAGAACGTCGAGGTCCACTTCGAGTCGGATTCGTCGATGCTCTCTCGGCTGCGCGGCGACACTGACATCGTCAAGGCGGTCGACGACGTCTCGCTTTCGATCCCCGAGAACGACGTCGTCGCGCTGGTCGGCGAGTCCGGCTGCGGAAAGACGACCCTCGGAAAGACGGCGATCGGCGTCCAGCGGCCGACCGCCGGCACGGTGTCGTACCGCGGGCAAGACATCTGGAAGGCCAAAGACGGGGAAGGAACCGTCGAGATTCCCTTCGACGAAATTCGGCAATCGCTCCAGATCATCCCGCAGGACCCGGGTGCGTCGCTCAATCCGAACAAGACGGTCCAGCACTCCCTCGAGGCGCCGCTCAAGCTTCGCAAGCCGGAGATGGACGCCTTCGATCGCCGAGAGCGCATCTACGAAATGCTCGAGCGAGTCGGCATGTCCCCGCCGGAGGACTACGCCAAGCGGTTCCCCCACCAGCTCTCGGGCGGCGAGAAACAGCGCGTCGCGCTCATTCGGGCGCTGTTGATGAACCCCGATCTCATCCTCGCCGACGAGGCGGTGTCGGCGCTCGACGTCTCCCTGCGGATCGACATGATGGACCTGATGCTGGAACTGCAGGGGCAGTTCAACACCTCCTTCCTGTTTATCAGCCACAACCTCTCGAACGCCAGCTACGTCGCCGGGAAGTCCGACGGTCGGATCGGCATCATGTACCTCGGCGAGCTGGTCGAACTCGGCCCCATCGACGAGGTGCTCGAGAATCCGAAACACCCCTACACGAAGGCGCTGGTGTGGGCGACGCCGAACCTCGATCCCGATGTCGATGAACCGGACGGCTCGCCACTTCGGAAGATTGACGTGCCGGATCCGCGGAACCCACCTTCGGGCTGTCGGTTCCACACCCGCTGTCCGAAAGCGCGCGAAGCCTGTAAGCACAGCGCGCCCGACGCGGTGCCGGTCGACGGCGACGACGACCACACGGTGACCTGCTTCCGGGAACTCGACACCCACGAGTACTGGGACAGTCCCGAACTTACGGACGAACCGGACGATACCGCACGGCTCGAGAACGAGCCGACGCAGTAG